The Solenopsis invicta isolate M01_SB chromosome 1, UNIL_Sinv_3.0, whole genome shotgun sequence DNA segment GAGGTTCCTGTCTTGCCTCGTATTTAAACAATCTATTACTCAAAACACTTTGTAATGATTTTTCTAGCCCTTGAGCTATAGAAGATTTCAGAGTGGGTCTAAGTCGAGTTAATTCCATTTGTATTTCCTCTGTTATtggtattattaataatgccGTAACATATTTATCTCCTAtaacaatatgaaataaataaattacttaattttctttgaatataataataaatattgaaaaaaatgataaatatcaaCATACCTGAGGTTTTTTCCGTTATATCTTTAAATGGTTTCAAGAGTAAAAGAGCCTCAGTTATCACGTCTTTTTCTTCTGGCATTAAAATGGATAGAGTTTTAGCAGATTTGCTAAGTGCTATGGTTAACGCATCTCCAATTTCAATAAATCTATCTAACATAATATAAGTGCTATTCCACCTTGTTTCTACGTCTTTTAAGACTTTTAGTGGCACTTTCTGACCGAGCGTAACCTGctcattatttaaaactttcatGGCCTTGttacttcttttaaaaaatgtaacaatatcactacattttttaacgattgcatcaaaatctttattctcttttattGAATCTTTAATTACTAAGTTTAGAGTATGTGCATAGCACGAGAGATTTCTTATTTGTAAGATAGTACAAGCTGCTTTCACATCACTTCCATTATCAGTAGTAATGcacactattttatttttagttatcgTCCAGTGATCTAGAATAGTCTGAAACGCaacaatttgaattaaaatgctttttgtcaatgtaatataaaatatgatttttacctGAATGTGACAAGCAATATTCTTAGCAATATGCTGGCCCATCATGACAAATGTATCAAAAAAGCAAGATTTCAATTCATTCTCGTATAAAAAGTGGCAAGTTAGGGTAATGTACGACTCTGAATTTATTGAGGTCCATAAATCAGTTGTCAAAAATAACCAATCAATATTGatcagaatatttttcaatttagtGGACGCTTCTTCAAAAATCCCAGGAATAATTTTCTCAGTAAAAGTTTTCTTACATGGTACCTTATATTGTGCATCTAATTCAtgtattaaacttaaaaaaccaTTATCTTCTACAAATGAATAGGGCTGCAGATCAATTGCAAtcattaaagcaatttttttatccaataccatttttttatgattattatttttgtaaaaatttgagGGCTGTCTCAGTTGTAGAACAGTTTGGTGGAATTTCTTTTTCGGAGATGAAGTTGAAGGTAAATTGTCGTTATCTTCATCCTCTATCTCCTCCTCATTTCACTCAGAAACTTCTTTACGGTGCATGCGTTtgtgatgatcaatcatgtttGAGGTGTTGCCGCTCGTTGAGTATTCTTTCCTGCATAAAGTGCAACttgcaaaataatttgattttttttcaaaataattccaaACAAAAGGGGAGCCCTTGTCCTTCAGCCTTATGCTcgattttataatagaatttgaCAAAACGGATACAATAAAGCTGTAAAAAATAGAAGTAATAGTATTGATGTTATATTTAGTTATCATGCTCTCAATTCATCAAACATCAAACCCATGACCTGCCATCATCACCAACAACAACAATGAACACATGAACACAAGAGTGCAAATGCAAATAGTGCAATAGCATAGCTAGGTTAGGTTAAGTTTTTTAAACAGGAAATATTAGAAAACATCACTTATCTATAATCCTATATAATATACCTCACATTtactcattaaaataaaaagtaaatacgtAAAATGACACAATCTAGCTCTCAGTTTCCAATTGTTCTTTGCCGGATCTGGGTCTCTGGGCATGGGCGCTGCAAAGTTCGATAGTTGTCCTACTGACTGTCGATAATTCGATAATGGCAATCACTATCGATTAATCGATAGTACTATCGATAGTTTCCCACCACTAACCTCGAGT contains these protein-coding regions:
- the LOC120357970 gene encoding zinc finger BED domain-containing protein 4-like; translated protein: MVLDKKIALMIAIDLQPYSFVEDNGFLSLIHELDAQYKVPCKKTFTEKIIPGIFEEASTKLKNILINIDWLFLTTDLWTSINSESYITLTCHFLYENELKSCFFDTFVMMGQHIAKNIACHIQTILDHWTITKNKIVCITTDNGSDVKAACTILQIRNLSCYAHTLNLVIKDSIKENKDFDAIVKKCSDIVTFFKRSNKAMKVLNNEQVTLGQKVPLKVLKDVETRWNSTYIMLDRFIEIGDALTIALSKSAKTLSILMPEEKDVITEALLLLKPFKDITEKTSGDKYVTALLIIPITEEIQMELTRLRPTLKSSIAQGLEKSLQSVLSNRLFKYEARQEPQITTFCDPRLKKLAFFSTTNAKTAQDLTEDEVKRIIHKNKNEIRTTDSGVSEREKPKGIFKYLQERQKYNK